A DNA window from Deltaproteobacteria bacterium contains the following coding sequences:
- a CDS encoding 1-acyl-sn-glycerol-3-phosphate acyltransferase has product MGSHVDSRKSLLEKLAMAPRGGKIAAMILSYMAQASLGKTLIRDPHDRLRFYVDNVSKWCSRALATWNFEIEAIGLDKLDMKNKNYLFVSNHMSYLDVLIFSSKVPSVFVTSVDMGEVFFLGTLAEMGGSIFVERRHRQRVDQDLTSMTETLRHGFNIVIYPEGTSTDGQKILPFKKSLLMSAVDGQREIVPVALKYVSIDGLPFSKANADKVCWYGDMTFADHCLGLLKNRSVKVELHFMDPISTEVTTGTERIRTELAEKSWKAIQDKYFENRPLGFGERRAQMALERQ; this is encoded by the coding sequence TTGGGCTCGCATGTGGATTCGCGGAAATCTCTTTTGGAAAAACTGGCGATGGCGCCTCGCGGTGGCAAAATCGCCGCGATGATCCTGTCTTACATGGCCCAGGCCTCACTAGGTAAAACCTTGATCCGCGACCCACACGATCGACTGAGATTTTATGTCGATAATGTTTCGAAGTGGTGCTCCAGAGCGCTGGCAACCTGGAATTTCGAAATCGAGGCGATTGGCTTAGATAAGCTCGATATGAAGAATAAAAACTACCTCTTCGTTTCTAACCATATGAGCTATCTCGATGTTTTAATTTTCAGCTCCAAAGTGCCCAGCGTGTTTGTTACCAGCGTAGACATGGGCGAAGTTTTTTTTCTTGGGACCCTAGCCGAAATGGGTGGCAGTATTTTCGTTGAACGTCGACATCGTCAACGCGTCGATCAGGATCTTACTAGCATGACCGAAACTTTGCGCCACGGGTTCAATATTGTCATCTACCCGGAGGGCACTTCCACGGACGGACAAAAAATTCTGCCATTTAAAAAATCGCTATTGATGAGCGCCGTCGATGGTCAGCGAGAAATAGTTCCGGTGGCTTTGAAGTATGTTTCGATCGACGGCTTGCCCTTTAGTAAAGCAAATGCCGACAAGGTCTGCTGGTATGGGGACATGACTTTCGCAGATCATTGTCTTGGGCTATTGAAAAATAGGTCGGTGAAAGTCGAACTTCATTTTATGGATCCAATCTCAACTGAAGTTACAACTGGGACTGAACGTATTCGAACCGAGCTTGCCGAAAAGTCATGGAAGGCTATTCAAGATAAATACTTCGAGAACCGCCCCTTAGGCTTTGGCGAGCGGCGCGCACAGATGGCATTGGAACGTCAGTGA